The following proteins are co-located in the Nerophis lumbriciformis linkage group LG22, RoL_Nlum_v2.1, whole genome shotgun sequence genome:
- the LOC133615576 gene encoding transportin-2-like, producing MEWQPDEQGLQQVLQLLKDSQSPDTATQRAVQQKLEQLNQFPDFNNYLIFVLTRLKTEDEPTRSLSGLILKNNVKAHYQNFPPTVADFIKQECVNNIGDPSPLIRATIGILITTISSKGELQSWPDLLPQLCNLLNSEDYNTCEGSFGALQKICEDSSELLDSDALNRPLNIMIPKFLQFFKHCNSKIRSHAIACVNQFIIGRAQALMDNIDTFIESLFVLAADEDSEVRKNVCRALVMLLEVRIDRLIPHMHSIIQYMLQRTQDPDENVALEACEFWLTLAEQPICKEMLSGHLMQLIPILVNGMKYSEIDIILLKGDVEEDEAVPDSDQDIKPRFHKSRTVTLQHEGLEGGDNEDIDDDDDDDDDDTLSDWNLRKCSAAALDVLANVFRDELLPHLLPLLKGLLFHPDWVVKESGILVLGAIAEGCMQGMVQYLPELIPHLIQCLCDKKALVRSIACWTLSRYAHWVVSQPPDSYLKPLMTELLKRILDGNKRVQEAACSAFATLEEEACTELVPYLSFILDTLVFAFGKYQHKNLLILYDAIGTLADSVGHHLNQPEYIQKLMPPLIAKWNELKDEDKDLFPLLECLSSVATALQSGFLPYCEPVYQRCVTLVQKTLAQAMMFSQHPEQYEAPDKDFMIVALDLLSGLAEGLGSHVEQLVARSNIMTLLFQCMQDTMPEVRQSSFALLGDLTKVCFLHVKPCIAEFMPILGLNLNPEFISVCNNATWAIGEIAMQMGAEMQPYVGVVLPHLVEIINRPNTPKTLLENTAITIGRLGYVCPQEVAPQLQHFIRPWCTSLRNIRDNEEKDSAFRGICVMIGVNPAGVVQDFIFFCDAVASWVSPKDDLRDMFYKILHGFKDQVGQENWQQFSEQFPPLLKERLSACYGV from the exons ACGAGCCAACCCGCTCCCTAAGTGGTCTGATCCTGAAAAACAATGTTAAGGCCCATTACCAGAACTTCCCGCCAACTGTCGCAGACTTCATAAAGCAGGAATGTGTCAACAACATTGGCGACCCCTCGCCACTCATCCGTGCCACAATTG GCATCCTGATTACAACTATTTCATCCAAGGGAGAACTACAGTCATGGCCTGATTTGCTGCCTCAGCTCTGCAACCTTCTCAACTCCGAGGATTACAACACATGCGAG GGCTCGTTTGGAGCACTGCAGAAGATATGTGAGGACTCGTCCGAGCTGCTGGACAGCGACGCTCTGAACAGACCACTCAATATCATGATACCCAAATTCCTTCAGTTCTTCAAGCACTGCAACTCAAAAATTAG GTCCCACGCCATTGCCTGTGTGAACCAATTCATCATCGGCAGAGCCCAGGCGCTAATGGATAACATTGACACCTTCATAGAG AGCCTCTTTGTGCTGGCAGCAGACGAGGACTCTGAAGTCCGAAAGAATGTTTGCCGTGCTTTAGTCATGCTTCTGGAGGTCCGCATTGACCGGCTCATCCCCCACATGCACAGCATCATCCAG TACATGCTGCAGCGGACCCAGGACCCAGATGAGAATGTAGCTCTCGAAGCCTGTGAATTTTGGTTGACTCTTGCGGAGCAGCCCATCTGCAAGGAAATGCTCTCAGGGCACTTGATGCA ACTGATCCCCATCTTGGTAAACGGGATGAAGTATTCAGAGATAGACATCATACTGTTGAAG GGAGATGTCGAGGAAGATGAAGCTGTACCAGACAGCGATCAGGACATCAAGCCTCGTTTCCACAAGTCACGCACTGTCACGTTGCAGCACGAAGGTTTAGAGGGAGGGGACAACGAGGACATCGACGATGAcgacgatgatgatgacgatgacacATTGTCTGACTGGAATTTGC GAAAGTGTTCAGCAGCCGCTTTGGACGTACTTGCCAACGTATTTCGTGATGAGCTCTTGCCCCATCTGCTGCCACTTCTGAAAGGCCTGCTTTTTCATCCTGACTGGGTTGTCAAAGAGTCCGGCATCCTTGTATTAGGGGCGATTGCTGAGG GCTGCATGCAAGGCATGGTTCAATACTTGCCAGAGCTCATCCCCCACCTCATCCAATGTCTGTGTGACAAGAAGGCCCTGGTGCGCTCTATTGCCTGCTGGACCCTAAGTCGTTATGCACATTGGGTGGTCTCCCAGCCCCCTGACTCCTACCTCAAGCCTCTGATGACTGAGCTTCTCAAACGCATTCTGGATGGCAATAAAAGGGTGCAAGAAGCTGCATGCAG TGCATTTGCCACCTTGGAGGAGGAGGCGTGCACAGAGCTTGTTCCATATTTGAGCTTCATCTTGGACACTCTGGTCTTTGCCTTTGGAAAGTACCAGCACAAGAACCTCCTCATCCTGTACGATGCCATTGGAACGCTGGCGGACTCAGTGGGTCACCACCTAAATCAACCT GAGTACATTCAGAAGTTGATGCCTCCTCTTATTGCAAAGTGGAATGAGCTGAAGGATGAAGACAAGGATCTCTTTCCTCTTTTGGAG TGTCTGTCTTCAGTGGCCACTGCACTGCAGAGTGGGTTCTTGCCTTACTGTGAGCCAGTCTACCAGCGCTGTGTCACACTAGTCCAGAAGACATTAGCTCAGGCTATG ATGTTCAGCCAGCATCCGGAGCAATACGAGGCTCCTGACAAGGATTTTATGATTGTGGCCCTAGACTTGCTCAGTGGTCTTGCTGAGGGTTTGGGTAGTCATGTGGAGCAGCTTGTGGCCCGGTCCAATATCATGACGCTGCTTTTCCAGTGCATGCAG GACACTATGCCCGAAGTGAGGCAAAGCTCCTTTGCTCTGTTAGGAGATTTAACTAAGGTCTGCTTCCTCCACGTTAAACCCTGCATCG CTGAGTTCATGCCCATTCTGGGACTTAATTTGAACCCAGAGTTTATCTCCGTATGTAACAATGCCACCTGGGCCATTGGGGAAATCGCTATGCAAATGG GTGCAGAGATGCAGCCTTATGTAGGAGTGGTATTGCCACACTTGGTGGAGATCATCAATAGACCCAACACACCCAAAACTCTGCTGGAAAACACAG CCATTACAATAGGCAGACTGGGCTACGTATGTCCTCAGGAAGTCGCGCCACAGCTTCAGCATTTCATTAGGCCTTG GTGTACATCGCTGAGGAACATCAGGGATAATGAAGAGAAAGATTCAGCTTTCCGCGGAATCTGCGTGATGATCGGTGTCAACCCAGCCGGTGTTGTGCAG GACTTCATTTTCTTTTGTGATGCTGTGGCATCCTGGGTCAGCCCTAAAGATGACCTGAGAGACATGTTTTATAAG ATCCTGCATGGCTTCAAGGACCAGGTCGGCCAAGAGAACTGGCAGCAGTTCTCTGAACAGTTCCCTCCTTTGTTGAAGGAGCGCTTGTCGGCATGCTATGGCGTTTAG